The following are encoded in a window of Mycobacterium sp. ELW1 genomic DNA:
- a CDS encoding helix-turn-helix domain-containing protein — protein sequence MSTDAATHNPRTGHPGRRDVILQVLRASTVPRSITSVAEELGVHPNTVRFHLDALQRAGRVEQVLGGSVGRGRPPVLFRASRRMDPTGPTNYRLLASILTDYVARSPDPAGIAAHLGRSTSPALVSSAQQSRAPSKTRAVTELVELLADLGFEPEPADGPRTREIRLRHCPFQNLAEEHGEVVCSVHLGLMQGALSTLRAPVTVDRLDPFVEPDLCVAHLAPAPTRDRASS from the coding sequence ATGTCCACCGATGCGGCCACACATAACCCGAGGACCGGCCACCCGGGGCGCCGAGACGTCATCCTGCAGGTGCTGCGCGCCTCGACCGTGCCGCGCAGCATCACCAGCGTCGCCGAGGAACTCGGCGTGCACCCGAACACGGTTCGGTTTCACCTCGATGCACTGCAGCGCGCCGGCCGCGTCGAACAAGTCCTCGGTGGCTCCGTCGGGCGCGGGCGTCCGCCGGTCCTGTTTCGCGCCAGCCGCCGGATGGACCCCACCGGACCGACGAACTATCGGCTCCTCGCCAGCATCCTGACCGACTATGTCGCCCGAAGCCCCGATCCCGCCGGAATCGCCGCACACCTGGGCCGCTCAACGAGCCCGGCTCTGGTGTCATCCGCCCAGCAGAGCCGCGCGCCGTCGAAGACCCGCGCGGTCACCGAACTGGTTGAGCTGCTGGCCGACTTGGGCTTTGAGCCCGAACCCGCTGACGGTCCGCGCACCCGCGAGATCCGGCTGCGGCACTGTCCCTTCCAGAACCTGGCCGAAGAACATGGCGAGGTGGTGTGTTCTGTGCACCTGGGCCTGATGCAGGGTGCACTGAGCACGTTACGGGCACCGGTCACCGTGGATCGCCTCGATCCGTTCGTCGAACCGGACTTGTGCGTCGCCCATCTGGCACCCGCACCGACACGTGATCGGGCATCGTCATGA
- a CDS encoding catalase, with product MTATRPTPPTTTDAGIPVESDEHSLTIGPDGPILLHDHYLIEQMAAFNRERVPERQPHAKGSGAFGRFEVTNDVSAFTKAAVFQPGTTTETVIRFSTVAGERGSPDTWRDPRGWALKLYTTEGNYDIVGNNTPVFFIRDPLKFGHFIRSQKRRADSNLRDHDMQWDFWTLSPESAHQVTYLMGDRGIPSTWRHMNLYGSHTYMWINASGEKFWVKYHFITGQGVVNLTQDQADELVKLDTDHHTRDLFEAIERGEHPSWTLKMQIMPFDEAKTYRFNPFDLTKVWPHADYPLIEVGTLTLDRNPTDHHSQIEQGAWEPSNMVSGVGPSPDKMLLGRMFAYADAHRYRIGANYNQLPVNAPHSPVHSYSTAGNMRYQLATDPMYAPNSKGGPLADTARYGEPAGWHTDGDMVRTAYTRRAEDDDWGQAGTLVRDVMDEAERGRLVDNVVGHLRAGVSEAVLQRAFGYWRNIDRELGDRIEKGARQ from the coding sequence ATGACCGCCACACGACCCACACCGCCGACCACGACCGATGCCGGCATCCCGGTCGAAAGTGACGAGCATTCATTGACCATCGGCCCCGACGGACCGATCCTGCTGCACGATCACTACCTGATCGAGCAGATGGCCGCGTTCAACCGCGAACGCGTCCCGGAACGCCAACCACATGCCAAGGGCAGCGGCGCCTTTGGGCGTTTCGAGGTCACCAATGACGTGAGTGCCTTCACCAAAGCGGCGGTGTTTCAGCCCGGCACCACAACCGAGACCGTGATCCGGTTCTCCACCGTGGCCGGTGAGCGCGGCAGCCCAGACACCTGGCGCGACCCACGCGGATGGGCCCTGAAGCTCTACACCACCGAGGGCAACTACGACATCGTCGGCAACAACACCCCGGTGTTCTTCATTCGCGATCCGCTCAAGTTCGGCCATTTCATCCGCTCGCAAAAGCGCCGCGCCGACAGCAACCTACGCGACCACGACATGCAGTGGGACTTCTGGACGCTCTCACCGGAGTCCGCCCATCAGGTCACCTACCTGATGGGTGATCGCGGCATCCCCTCCACCTGGCGGCACATGAATCTCTACGGTTCACACACCTATATGTGGATCAACGCCAGCGGCGAAAAGTTCTGGGTCAAATACCATTTCATCACCGGCCAGGGCGTGGTGAACCTGACCCAAGACCAAGCCGACGAGCTGGTCAAGCTCGACACCGATCACCACACCCGTGACCTGTTCGAGGCGATCGAGCGAGGCGAGCATCCGAGCTGGACGCTGAAGATGCAGATCATGCCGTTCGACGAGGCCAAGACCTACCGGTTCAACCCCTTCGACTTGACCAAGGTGTGGCCGCACGCCGACTATCCGTTGATCGAGGTCGGCACCCTGACCCTGGATCGCAACCCCACCGACCATCACAGCCAGATCGAGCAGGGTGCCTGGGAGCCGTCCAACATGGTGTCCGGCGTCGGGCCCAGCCCGGACAAGATGCTGCTGGGTCGAATGTTCGCCTACGCCGACGCCCACCGCTACCGCATCGGCGCCAACTACAACCAACTGCCCGTCAACGCACCGCACTCGCCTGTGCACAGCTACAGCACCGCCGGGAACATGCGCTACCAGCTGGCGACCGACCCGATGTATGCGCCCAACTCCAAAGGCGGCCCGCTGGCCGACACCGCACGCTACGGCGAGCCCGCGGGTTGGCACACCGACGGTGACATGGTGCGCACCGCCTACACGCGGCGAGCCGAGGACGACGACTGGGGCCAAGCCGGCACCCTGGTTCGCGACGTGATGGACGAGGCCGAGCGGGGCCGCCTGGTGGACAACGTCGTTGGTCATCTTCGCGCCGGCGTCAGCGAGGCGGTGCTGCAACGCGCCTTCGGCTACTGGCGCAACATCGACCGTGAGCTCGGCGATCGGATCGAAAAGGGTGCCCGGCAATGA
- a CDS encoding cupin domain-containing protein, with protein MDKISLTALARQHLAAAHDAHSGRSAHTVYGGHQHTLRQTLIALTAGTSLDDHDSPGEATIQVLHGRVRLTSPDTSWDGRPGDHLVIPSTRHGLHAVDDCVVLLTVAKSVQQ; from the coding sequence ATGGACAAGATCTCACTGACCGCGCTCGCCCGACAACACCTGGCCGCCGCCCACGACGCCCACAGCGGCCGCAGCGCACATACCGTATACGGCGGACACCAACACACGTTGCGACAAACCCTGATTGCCCTGACCGCGGGCACCAGCCTCGACGATCACGACAGTCCGGGCGAGGCCACAATTCAGGTATTGCACGGTCGCGTTCGGCTGACCAGTCCCGACACCAGCTGGGACGGCCGCCCCGGCGATCACCTCGTCATCCCCTCCACCCGCCACGGCCTGCACGCCGTCGATGATTGCGTCGTACTGCTCACCGTCGCTAAATCTGTTCAGCAGTAA
- the fdxA gene encoding ferredoxin has translation MTYVIGQPCVDIKDRACVDECPVDCIYEGARMLYIHPDECVDCGACEPVCPVEAIYYEDDLPEPLRPYLDENVKFFTDILPGQADPVGSPGGAAKLGVIDADTPMVAALPPQGH, from the coding sequence ATGACATACGTGATCGGACAACCGTGCGTGGACATCAAGGACCGTGCTTGCGTGGATGAGTGCCCGGTGGACTGCATCTATGAGGGCGCGCGGATGCTCTACATCCACCCCGACGAGTGTGTTGACTGCGGCGCGTGCGAGCCGGTATGCCCGGTGGAAGCGATCTACTACGAAGACGATCTGCCCGAACCGCTGCGGCCCTATCTCGATGAGAACGTCAAATTTTTCACCGACATCCTGCCGGGTCAGGCCGATCCCGTGGGATCACCGGGCGGTGCCGCCAAACTCGGCGTCATCGACGCCGACACCCCGATGGTGGCGGCCCTGCCGCCGCAGGGCCACTGA
- a CDS encoding slipin family protein has protein sequence MTTIVFAVLGAVIVLAVLAYLSLSVLREYERGVVFRMGHLRPLYQPGLVFLFPLSDKMIRVDQRVVTLTIPPQEVITKDNVPARVNAVVMFQVTDPMKAIMAVENYAVATSQIAQTTLRSLLGRADLDTLLAHRDDLNADLRTIIDKQTEPWGIEVRVVEIKDVEIPESMQRAMAREAEAERERRAKVINARGELQASEELSQAAATLSKNPASLQLRYLQTLLELGADQNSTVVFPLPVDIITPFLKNPGALRGIVNSMNDEE, from the coding sequence GTGACGACGATCGTCTTTGCCGTCCTCGGTGCGGTCATCGTGCTCGCCGTCCTGGCGTATTTGTCACTGTCGGTGCTGCGCGAGTACGAACGGGGCGTGGTGTTCCGAATGGGCCATCTGCGCCCGCTGTATCAGCCGGGCCTGGTGTTCCTGTTTCCTCTGTCGGACAAGATGATCAGAGTCGATCAACGGGTGGTGACGCTGACGATTCCGCCGCAAGAGGTCATCACAAAGGACAACGTGCCCGCGCGGGTGAACGCCGTAGTCATGTTCCAGGTGACAGATCCGATGAAGGCGATTATGGCTGTGGAGAACTATGCAGTCGCCACCTCGCAGATCGCGCAGACAACGCTGCGCTCGCTGCTGGGCCGTGCCGATCTGGACACCTTGCTGGCGCACCGGGACGACCTCAACGCGGATCTGCGGACGATCATCGACAAGCAGACGGAACCCTGGGGCATCGAAGTTCGGGTAGTCGAGATCAAGGACGTGGAGATCCCGGAGTCGATGCAACGGGCAATGGCCCGCGAGGCCGAGGCCGAACGTGAGCGTCGCGCAAAGGTGATCAACGCACGCGGTGAGCTTCAAGCGTCCGAGGAGTTGAGCCAGGCGGCCGCGACGTTGTCGAAGAACCCGGCATCGCTGCAGCTGCGCTATCTGCAGACACTATTGGAGCTTGGCGCGGATCAGAATTCGACGGTGGTCTTCCCGCTGCCGGTAGACATCATCACGCCCTTTCTCAAGAACCCGGGAGCGCTTCGGGGCATTGTTAACTCGATGAACGACGAGGAATGA
- the coaD gene encoding pantetheine-phosphate adenylyltransferase, whose amino-acid sequence MSGALCPGSFDPVTLGHVDIFERAAAQFDDVVVAILVNPIKRGMFDVDERIAMINESTTHLSNLRVEASEGLVVDFVRSRGLSAIVKGLRTGTDYEYELHMAQMNKHIAGVDTVFVAAAPQYSFVSSSLVKEVATLGGDVSNLISESVSRRLSDKLRRANG is encoded by the coding sequence ATGAGCGGCGCGTTATGCCCGGGGTCGTTCGATCCGGTGACGCTGGGCCACGTCGACATTTTCGAGCGAGCCGCCGCCCAGTTCGATGACGTTGTCGTCGCTATCCTGGTCAATCCCATCAAAAGGGGCATGTTCGACGTTGATGAGCGGATCGCGATGATCAACGAGTCGACAACGCATCTGTCGAATCTGAGGGTGGAGGCCAGCGAGGGCCTGGTGGTTGACTTCGTTAGGTCACGAGGACTGTCCGCCATCGTGAAGGGTCTGCGCACTGGCACCGATTACGAATACGAGCTGCACATGGCACAGATGAACAAACACATCGCTGGCGTGGACACCGTTTTCGTCGCGGCCGCCCCGCAGTATTCGTTCGTGTCGTCGTCGCTTGTCAAAGAGGTCGCGACCCTCGGCGGCGACGTGTCGAACCTGATTTCCGAATCGGTAAGCCGCCGTCTGTCAGACAAGTTGCGTCGCGCCAACGGCTAG
- a CDS encoding FAD-binding oxidoreductase translates to MGGVERIDGGPRSAIVVGAGIVGLSTAWFLQERGVDVTVVDRTGVAAGASWGNAGWISPALTLPLNSPEVFRYGLRAMLDPAAPLHIPLTADSALGIFLMHFAANCRRSSWKRAVRANVPLNEESLEAFDVLVANGVAAPLTDAPITALFRTTKAAERLVRELRHLETAGQTMSVTALAGEALREQVPLASSAITTALNINGQRFVDPGRFVHALGHAVVDRGATIRTLEVSDVSSSGSGVTVYSRGNILTADAAVIATGAWLSRLAGSRVRVPVLAGRGYSFTVPVERPIPSPIYLPDVRVACTPYQGALRVSGTMEFRNPYEAAIPARVDAIVASASPLLDGVRWAERDDTWVGPRPITPDGRHLIGEVSRGIYVAGGHGMWGLAHGPVTGRLLAEYITTGKQPEALREFDPLRRPGR, encoded by the coding sequence ATGGGCGGCGTCGAGCGCATTGATGGCGGACCGCGATCGGCGATCGTTGTCGGTGCGGGCATCGTCGGATTGTCGACGGCGTGGTTCCTGCAGGAACGCGGAGTCGATGTCACCGTGGTCGATCGCACCGGCGTGGCCGCCGGAGCATCCTGGGGCAACGCCGGCTGGATCTCGCCGGCACTGACCCTTCCGTTGAACTCCCCGGAGGTGTTTCGCTACGGCCTGCGCGCAATGCTCGACCCCGCCGCCCCGCTGCACATCCCGTTAACCGCTGACTCCGCGCTCGGGATCTTCCTGATGCATTTCGCCGCCAACTGCCGCCGATCGTCATGGAAGCGCGCAGTACGGGCAAACGTGCCGCTGAACGAGGAAAGCCTTGAGGCCTTCGACGTACTCGTCGCCAATGGAGTCGCTGCGCCGCTGACCGACGCGCCGATCACGGCGCTGTTCCGCACCACCAAAGCCGCGGAGCGCTTGGTGCGTGAGCTTCGCCACCTCGAAACCGCCGGGCAGACAATGTCTGTCACCGCACTGGCCGGTGAGGCGTTGCGCGAACAAGTGCCGTTGGCATCATCGGCGATCACCACCGCGCTGAACATCAACGGCCAGCGTTTTGTCGACCCGGGCCGCTTCGTGCACGCGCTGGGTCACGCGGTCGTCGACCGGGGGGCAACGATACGCACGCTGGAGGTCAGCGACGTCTCTAGCTCGGGTAGCGGGGTCACTGTGTACTCGCGCGGCAACATATTGACCGCCGACGCCGCGGTGATCGCGACCGGCGCATGGTTGTCTCGGCTGGCCGGCTCCCGCGTGCGCGTACCCGTGCTGGCCGGCCGCGGCTACTCGTTCACGGTGCCGGTGGAACGCCCCATACCCAGCCCTATCTACTTGCCCGACGTGCGGGTGGCCTGCACGCCATACCAGGGCGCCTTGCGTGTGTCGGGCACCATGGAGTTCCGCAACCCGTACGAAGCAGCCATACCAGCGCGGGTGGACGCCATCGTCGCCTCTGCCAGCCCCTTGCTGGACGGGGTGCGCTGGGCCGAACGCGATGACACCTGGGTTGGTCCGCGCCCGATCACGCCCGATGGCCGGCACTTGATCGGTGAGGTGTCGCGAGGGATCTACGTCGCTGGGGGTCACGGCATGTGGGGATTGGCGCACGGCCCGGTGACCGGGCGACTGCTGGCTGAATACATCACCACCGGCAAGCAACCCGAAGCTCTGCGCGAGTTCGACCCGCTGCGCCGACCTGGCCGCTGA
- a CDS encoding GreA/GreB family elongation factor: MPTTPRVWISAQAHERLNQELGTLQFLFSAGIADDTDENAAAVRSAWATRIQQIHELLIHAVVGEDPPNDGIAEPGMVVTIRYDATGDTDTFLLGVHGAEYADMVVYSIQSPLGAAIAGARAGQRRTYRLPNGPALAVTLLEAVPYGLHTADPNQPVAR; the protein is encoded by the coding sequence ATGCCCACTACCCCACGCGTATGGATCTCAGCGCAAGCTCATGAGCGGCTGAATCAGGAACTAGGTACTCTGCAGTTTCTCTTCTCCGCCGGCATCGCTGATGATACAGATGAAAACGCCGCCGCTGTCCGAAGCGCTTGGGCGACAAGGATTCAGCAGATTCATGAACTGCTGATCCACGCCGTCGTCGGCGAGGACCCACCCAACGACGGGATAGCCGAACCCGGCATGGTCGTCACTATCCGCTACGACGCGACCGGTGACACCGACACATTCCTGTTGGGCGTGCACGGCGCGGAATACGCCGACATGGTGGTCTATTCCATCCAATCCCCTTTGGGCGCCGCGATTGCCGGCGCACGCGCCGGTCAACGCCGCACCTACCGACTGCCCAATGGTCCCGCCCTGGCCGTCACACTACTCGAAGCAGTGCCCTACGGCCTTCACACAGCCGATCCGAACCAGCCCGTCGCGCGCTGA
- a CDS encoding FAD-binding oxidoreductase — MVGVERIDGGPRSAIVVGAGIVGLSTAWFLQDRGVEVTVVDRTGVAAGASSGNAGWIAPGLAVPLNSPGVLRRGLRALRNPTAPLHIPLTADIGGRVFLSQFLAHSQRSSWKRTMRANVALNEDCMEAFDVLISNGVDAPITETPITAVFRSTDDAEHMARQLSEFEKAGQPMDVTGLSGEALREQVPMASLAVTAGLNINGQRFIDSRSFVEALGRSVLDRGATMRRLEIRDVSSSGSGVTVYSRHNVLSADAAVIATGARLSQLAGRWLRVPVQAGHGYSFTVPVDRPILTPIYLPDIRVACTPHNSAMQVSGTMEFHHPHRAVIPQRVEAIIASAGPLLDGVRWDERRNVWVGAHPVTPDGRALIGEVSPSVYVAGGHGMWGLTDGPVTGRLLAEQITTGKQPQALHEFDPLRRTGH, encoded by the coding sequence ATGGTCGGCGTCGAGCGGATCGACGGCGGACCGCGATCGGCGATCGTTGTCGGTGCGGGCATCGTCGGATTGTCGACGGCGTGGTTCTTGCAGGATCGCGGAGTCGAGGTCACGGTGGTGGATCGAACCGGAGTGGCCGCCGGCGCGTCCTCGGGCAACGCCGGATGGATCGCCCCGGGGCTAGCTGTTCCACTGAACTCCCCAGGGGTGCTACGCCGCGGCCTTCGCGCACTGCGCAACCCAACCGCGCCACTACACATCCCGTTGACCGCCGACATCGGAGGCCGAGTCTTCTTATCGCAGTTCCTCGCCCACTCCCAACGCTCATCGTGGAAACGGACCATGAGGGCCAACGTGGCCCTCAACGAGGACTGCATGGAAGCCTTCGACGTGCTCATCTCAAATGGCGTCGACGCCCCGATCACCGAAACACCCATCACCGCGGTGTTTCGCAGCACCGACGACGCGGAGCACATGGCACGGCAGCTCAGCGAATTCGAAAAAGCCGGCCAGCCAATGGATGTCACCGGGTTATCCGGCGAGGCGTTACGCGAGCAAGTGCCCATGGCATCACTGGCGGTCACCGCCGGGCTGAACATCAACGGGCAGCGGTTCATCGACTCGCGGTCATTTGTGGAGGCTCTGGGCCGCTCCGTGCTGGACCGCGGGGCCACGATGCGCAGGCTGGAAATCCGCGACGTGTCTAGCTCGGGCAGCGGTGTCACCGTGTACTCGCGCCACAATGTACTGAGCGCCGACGCCGCGGTGATCGCCACCGGCGCACGGTTATCGCAACTGGCGGGCCGCTGGCTGCGCGTGCCGGTGCAGGCCGGACACGGCTACTCCTTTACCGTACCCGTGGACCGCCCAATACTCACCCCGATCTACCTGCCGGACATCCGGGTGGCGTGCACACCCCACAACAGCGCGATGCAAGTCTCGGGCACCATGGAATTCCATCACCCCCACCGGGCCGTGATACCACAGCGGGTGGAGGCCATCATCGCCTCGGCCGGTCCCTTGCTAGATGGGGTGCGCTGGGACGAGCGCCGCAACGTGTGGGTTGGGGCGCACCCAGTCACCCCCGACGGCCGCGCGCTGATCGGTGAGGTGTCACCAAGCGTTTACGTGGCCGGTGGGCACGGCATGTGGGGACTGACGGACGGTCCGGTCACCGGCCGGCTGCTGGCCGAACAGATCACCACCGGCAAGCAACCCCAAGCCCTGCACGAGTTCGATCCGCTGCGGCGAACCGGCCACTAA
- a CDS encoding PucR family transcriptional regulator: protein MVTLDRLVNVLGSYGVRLRFCPIPRSTELRSVILHEVTDDRTVVGDVLLGIGAHSVKQAVRWAAAAHAVVVLIRGGDDDTTFGGADEGVAVMVVDPAVTWSELAAIIYGLVMEGRETESGRGPTDLFALTDSLAEAIGGAVIIEDRLCRVLAYSRLHQHADPARAATILERQAPKGIRAFFAARGVYTHLVASDEPLFVAQDADHGMTGRMVVAARSGRELLGSVWVECGAPLDGAALTALIDGARTVALHLLRSRASADLERQIETELVIRLLEGTADAATAASRLGLPHSLLRVIAVQAFIGAERDASLLLAFERATTGFGWSRPGRSALAGNTVYTLLPGEPSATARKWVAGLRAALPEQVTVLAGISGPAGAADLVAARREADECLALHEVWARGTTPPAYDESWDDILLQRLRTAARTGRSPDRGPVAELRRHDEANATEYVVTLQAWLEGQGDPAEAGERLGIHENTVRYRLRKMADIANLQLDDAKKRLAMMIELAAADTD, encoded by the coding sequence GTGGTCACGTTAGACCGCCTGGTGAATGTGCTGGGCAGCTACGGCGTACGGCTGCGTTTCTGCCCGATACCGCGGTCCACAGAGTTGCGCAGCGTCATCCTGCATGAGGTGACCGATGATCGGACGGTTGTCGGCGACGTCTTGCTCGGTATCGGTGCTCACTCGGTCAAACAAGCGGTGCGCTGGGCGGCCGCGGCGCACGCGGTTGTGGTGCTGATCCGCGGCGGTGATGACGACACCACATTCGGTGGCGCGGACGAGGGCGTCGCGGTGATGGTGGTCGATCCAGCAGTGACCTGGAGCGAATTGGCCGCCATCATCTACGGCTTGGTGATGGAAGGCCGCGAGACCGAATCCGGCCGTGGCCCAACGGATTTATTCGCGTTGACCGACAGCTTGGCCGAGGCGATCGGTGGCGCGGTTATTATCGAGGACCGGCTGTGCCGCGTGCTGGCGTATTCCCGGCTGCACCAGCACGCCGACCCGGCTCGAGCAGCGACCATCCTGGAGCGACAGGCACCGAAGGGGATTCGGGCGTTCTTCGCGGCCCGTGGTGTGTACACACATCTGGTGGCCTCCGACGAACCGCTGTTTGTCGCCCAAGACGCCGATCATGGGATGACCGGACGCATGGTGGTGGCGGCGCGCTCGGGTCGAGAACTCCTGGGCTCGGTGTGGGTGGAATGTGGGGCGCCGTTGGATGGGGCCGCGCTCACCGCGTTGATCGACGGCGCCCGCACGGTGGCCCTGCACCTGTTGCGCTCCCGCGCCAGCGCCGACCTGGAACGCCAGATCGAGACCGAACTCGTGATCCGGTTACTGGAAGGTACCGCCGATGCCGCCACCGCGGCCAGCCGCCTGGGCCTACCGCACAGCCTGTTGCGGGTGATCGCGGTCCAGGCGTTCATCGGCGCCGAACGAGACGCATCCCTGCTGTTGGCGTTCGAGCGCGCCACCACTGGGTTCGGCTGGTCACGGCCGGGCCGCAGCGCCCTGGCCGGCAACACCGTCTACACCCTGCTTCCCGGCGAGCCATCGGCAACGGCTCGCAAGTGGGTCGCCGGTCTGCGAGCGGCGCTACCTGAGCAGGTGACGGTGCTGGCCGGTATCAGCGGGCCGGCCGGGGCGGCGGACCTCGTCGCGGCGCGACGCGAGGCCGACGAGTGTCTGGCACTTCACGAAGTGTGGGCTCGCGGCACCACGCCCCCCGCCTACGATGAGTCGTGGGACGATATCCTGCTGCAGCGGCTGCGCACGGCGGCGCGCACAGGTCGATCCCCGGATCGCGGGCCGGTGGCCGAGTTGCGCCGCCATGACGAGGCCAATGCCACCGAATACGTGGTGACGCTGCAGGCGTGGTTGGAGGGACAGGGTGATCCCGCCGAGGCTGGCGAGCGGTTGGGAATCCACGAGAACACCGTGCGATACCGGCTACGCAAGATGGCCGACATCGCTAACCTGCAACTGGACGACGCCAAGAAACGGCTGGCGATGATGATCGAACTCGCAGCCGCCGACACCGACTAA
- a CDS encoding DUF5994 family protein, with product MTTTMESMATRAAQTRRPAIETPRLQLKPAHQTCGFVQGAWWPRSTQLAAELPPLLAALSSRFGAIERVQYNECDWSPTSQHVQPPGRAVLMDSSNDTPNVISVFGLQFGKLTLLVVPPYTEATHAYTVVTTASSALDSSTPDQLLGIDDDSAVERPLTPIALHRWESDGGSLCPTTRPQLGGPAVKSAAH from the coding sequence ATGACAACAACGATGGAAAGTATGGCAACTAGAGCTGCACAAACGCGCCGACCGGCCATCGAAACCCCACGACTGCAGTTGAAACCCGCACACCAAACCTGCGGATTTGTGCAAGGAGCATGGTGGCCACGATCAACGCAGCTAGCAGCCGAACTTCCACCTCTGCTCGCGGCACTGTCGTCGCGGTTCGGCGCGATTGAACGCGTGCAATACAACGAATGTGATTGGTCCCCAACATCCCAACACGTCCAGCCTCCCGGTAGGGCCGTATTGATGGACTCCAGCAACGACACCCCCAACGTCATCTCAGTGTTCGGGCTTCAGTTCGGGAAGTTGACCCTGCTCGTGGTGCCCCCATACACCGAAGCCACACACGCCTACACCGTGGTCACGACTGCTTCCAGCGCCCTCGATTCATCGACCCCCGACCAACTACTCGGAATCGACGACGACAGCGCAGTGGAGCGCCCGCTGACCCCAATTGCCCTGCATCGATGGGAATCAGACGGAGGATCCCTTTGTCCGACAACCCGACCACAGCTTGGTGGGCCAGCCGTGAAATCCGCTGCGCACTGA